One segment of Paramormyrops kingsleyae isolate MSU_618 chromosome 8, PKINGS_0.4, whole genome shotgun sequence DNA contains the following:
- the mapkapk3 gene encoding MAP kinase-activated protein kinase 3 — MLHNGEDKEKSDCPQTENDSKSPLTPCDEPAQKPKRTGSPTHFSLPGVPKIEIKRNSVTDDYKISNQVLGLGINGKVLECHNKRTGEKCALKILYDSPKARREVELHYRVSGGPYIVKILSLYENMHHGKKCLLIIMECMEGGELFSRIQHRGDQAFTERECSQIMRDIGTAIEYLHNINIAHRDVKPENLLYTTKQSNCVLKLTDFGFAKETTLHNPLQTPCYTPYYVAPEVLGPEKYDKSCDMWSLGVIMYILLCGFPPFYSNTGQAISPGMKRRIRMGQYEFPKPEWADVSEEAKNIIIQLLKTDPSERMTITQFMNHSWINQSMAVPPTPLHTTRILTEDKEMWDEVKEEMTSALATMRVDYDQVKIKDLDTSSNTLLNKRRKKAAAKGKMGSTVCNSQ; from the exons ATGCTGCACAATGGCGAAGACAAGGAGAAGTCCGACTGCCCGCAGACCGAAAATGATAGTAAAAGTCCACTGACACCATGCGACGAACCGGCACAGAAGCCCAAACGCACCGGCAGCCCGACGCATTTCTCACTGCCGGGCGTCCCCAAGATAGAAATCAAACGTAATTCGGTTACGGATGACTACAAGATATCCAACCAGGTCCTGGGTCTGGGCATCAACGGGAAAGTGCTGGAATGCCATAACAAAAGGACGGGGGAGAAGTGCGCCCTGAAG ATCCTGTACGATAGCCCCAAGGCGCGGCGAGAGGTGGAGCTTCACTACCGGGTGTCAGGGGGTCCCTACATCGTGAAGATCCTCAGCCTCTATGAGAACATGCACCATGGCAAGAAATGCCTCCTCATCATCATGGAGTG TATGGAGGGTGGAGAGCTCTTTAGTCGGATTCAACATCGTGGAGACCAGGCCTTCACAGAAAGAG AGTGCTCGCAAATCATGAGAGATATCGGTACAGCCATCGAGTACCTGCATAACATTAATATTGCCCACAGGGATGTCAAG CCTGAGAACCTGCTGTACACAACTAAACAGAGCAACTGTGTCCTGAAGCTCACAGACTTTGGCTTTGCCAAAGAGACCACTCTACACAATCCCTTACAGACTCCCTGCTACACACCCTACTACGTAG CCCCAGAAGTACTCGGACCAGAGAAGTACGACAAGTCATGTGACATGTGGTCTCTTGGTGTCATCATGTACATTCT GCTATGCGGGTTCCCGCCATTCTACTCCAACACTGGGCAGGCTATCTCCCCCGGGATGAAGCGCCGCATTCGGATGGGACAGTATGAGTTCCCCAAGCCCGAATGGGCCGACGTGTCTGAGGAAG CCAAAAACATCATTATCCAGCTGCTAAAGACAGATCCAAGTGAGAGGATGACCATCACCCAGTTCATGAACCATTCCTGGATCAAT CAGTCAATGGCTGTCCCCCCAACACCACTGCACACCACTCGTATTCTGACGGAGGACAAGGAGATGTGGGATGAGGTGAAG GAGGAGATGACCAGTGCCTTGGCCACCATGCGTGTGGACTATGACCAAGTGAAGATCAAAGATCTGGACACGTCCAGCAATACACTGCTCAACAAGAGACGCAAGAAGGCCGCCGCCAAAGGGAAGATGGGAAGCACTGTGTGTAACAGCCAGTGA